A stretch of the Streptomyces venezuelae genome encodes the following:
- a CDS encoding substrate-binding domain-containing protein, with protein sequence MLAAAAVTALAGCGSGPSNGTGASGPGCPAALDEARVAVQRAQNTDMAWHGPTTGPAAVPGKSIVYVAQTMTNPGVAGVAKGLREAAGTIGWKVRVIDGEGTPAGIQAAFSQAVTLKPSGIVIGGFDPQLTSRQVAQAQAAGIPLIGWHAVPAPGPSTSPRLFTNVTTNVEDVARISADWVIARSGGTAGVVLFTDDSIPFARNKAQLIKDELAGCASVKLLAYQNIPIPDASQRTPQEVSSLVSRFGDDWTYSVAINDLYFADAAPALRAAGKPGSGPPFNIGAGDGDPSAFQRINSHRFQSATVPEPLSQQGWQIVDEFNRAFAGRPASGYVAPVHIATAENSAGATSWDPRGYRAGYEKIWHG encoded by the coding sequence CTGCTGGCGGCGGCGGCCGTCACGGCCCTCGCCGGCTGCGGGAGCGGCCCGTCGAACGGCACCGGGGCCTCGGGCCCGGGCTGCCCGGCGGCCCTGGACGAGGCGCGGGTGGCCGTGCAACGGGCCCAGAACACCGACATGGCATGGCACGGCCCCACCACCGGTCCCGCGGCGGTGCCCGGCAAGAGCATCGTGTACGTGGCGCAGACCATGACCAACCCCGGTGTGGCCGGTGTCGCGAAGGGCCTCCGGGAGGCGGCCGGGACCATCGGCTGGAAGGTCCGGGTGATCGACGGGGAGGGCACTCCGGCCGGCATCCAGGCAGCCTTCAGCCAGGCCGTCACCCTCAAGCCCTCGGGGATCGTCATCGGCGGCTTCGACCCGCAGCTGACGTCACGGCAGGTGGCACAGGCCCAGGCGGCGGGCATTCCGCTGATCGGCTGGCACGCGGTGCCCGCCCCCGGCCCGAGCACCAGCCCCCGGCTGTTCACCAACGTCACCACGAACGTGGAGGACGTGGCGAGGATCAGTGCGGACTGGGTCATCGCCCGGTCGGGTGGCACCGCGGGAGTGGTCCTGTTCACCGACGACTCGATCCCGTTCGCCAGGAACAAGGCGCAGCTGATCAAGGACGAACTCGCCGGCTGCGCAAGCGTGAAGCTGCTGGCGTACCAGAACATCCCGATCCCGGACGCGAGTCAGCGCACCCCCCAGGAGGTCTCCTCCCTGGTGTCCCGGTTCGGGGACGACTGGACGTACTCCGTCGCCATCAACGACCTCTACTTCGCCGATGCCGCCCCGGCCCTCCGCGCCGCCGGAAAGCCGGGATCCGGGCCGCCCTTCAACATCGGCGCGGGCGACGGCGATCCCTCCGCGTTCCAGCGCATCAACAGCCACCGGTTCCAGTCCGCCACCGTTCCCGAGCCGCTCTCCCAGCAGGGCTGGCAGATCGTCGACGAGTTCAACCGCGCCTTCGCCGGCCGCCCGGCGAGCGGCTATGTCGCCCCGGTCCACATCGCCACGGCCGAGAACAGCGCCGGTGCCACGTCCTGGGACCCGCGCGGCTACCGGGCGGGATACGAGAAGATCTGGCACGGGTAA
- a CDS encoding pentapeptide repeat-containing protein, giving the protein MPDSGWVLLGVLMVLGVLGAAGALFAWRMAVKEPEREPRIEVLAGIGGGLITGIAVGVSALFLEQSLGERQKYSAWRANVEIAESIPGFTPGSRDIQGINFSGKTLRNADFRGADLRKAQLRDTDLTGADLRGARLQRANLVGANFYQADLRGAHLEGADLHAANFTRATIYDRDRDRDTDFTRSVVNKDTCWPVGTDVPKLTRQVVNEPPLPALRWGGLAPGCALWENGDRTD; this is encoded by the coding sequence ATGCCTGACTCAGGGTGGGTTCTGCTCGGGGTGTTGATGGTGCTCGGTGTTCTCGGCGCGGCCGGTGCGCTCTTCGCCTGGAGGATGGCCGTTAAGGAACCGGAGCGCGAGCCCAGGATCGAGGTACTGGCCGGCATCGGGGGCGGATTGATCACCGGCATCGCCGTGGGCGTATCGGCGCTGTTCCTGGAACAGTCCCTCGGAGAGCGCCAGAAGTACTCGGCCTGGCGCGCCAATGTCGAAATCGCGGAGTCCATACCCGGGTTCACTCCCGGCAGCCGCGATATCCAGGGCATCAACTTCAGCGGCAAGACGCTGCGCAACGCGGACTTCAGGGGAGCCGATTTGCGGAAGGCGCAGTTGCGGGACACCGACCTGACAGGGGCCGACTTGAGGGGCGCCAGATTGCAGAGGGCGAATCTGGTCGGGGCCAACTTCTACCAGGCGGATCTGAGGGGCGCGCATCTCGAGGGGGCCGACCTGCACGCCGCGAACTTCACCAGAGCGACGATCTACGATCGTGATCGTGATCGTGACACCGACTTCACCCGTTCGGTCGTCAACAAGGACACCTGCTGGCCGGTGGGTACCGATGTCCCGAAACTCACACGGCAGGTCGTCAACGAGCCCCCTCTCCCCGCCCTCCGTTGGGGCGGGCTGGCCCCCGGCTGCGCCCTCTGGGAGAACGGCGACCGCACGGATTGA
- a CDS encoding cytochrome P450, which yields MATHALRPVPELEPGLVEEWRAGGGELVELFARARSRLGGVAAFRLGPRPTVLVTDPQAVQHVLALRPDRYVKRSHRARLLIGDGLLAATGEAWQRQRRLLQSQFTGPGMRRYEQRIAGAARVAAERWAGYARTGHLLDVGEEMRRFALDTIWRSLTGHPLDPGTERELAAVPAVVAALPSLPADGTAAQGAVAAELARIDMLASRAIAAVRDGETGPDGPGLLHVLVEAAGTRPEYTDRLIRDELVTLLVAGHETTATTLTWLYLLLDGNPQAREQALAAGAEGSPERRQAVQALVHETLRLYPSAWILPRCAAEDDTLAGTLAGYEVEAGTDVLVCPYLTHRDPGLWKDPGRFDPGRFTTPGRRPAHPGGYLPFGIGPRACLGLQFALRESTVLLEHLLPAHTPRFRSTPAKAAYGLVVRPDGPTPATLG from the coding sequence GTGGCCACCCATGCCTTACGCCCCGTCCCCGAGCTGGAACCCGGCCTCGTCGAGGAGTGGCGGGCCGGGGGAGGGGAGCTCGTGGAGCTGTTCGCCCGGGCGCGGAGCCGGCTCGGCGGAGTGGCGGCGTTCCGGCTCGGGCCGCGCCCGACCGTCCTGGTCACCGACCCCCAGGCCGTCCAGCACGTACTCGCGCTCCGCCCCGACCGGTACGTCAAGCGCTCCCACCGCGCCCGCCTGCTGATCGGGGACGGCCTGCTGGCCGCCACCGGCGAGGCATGGCAGCGGCAACGCAGGCTGCTCCAGTCCCAGTTCACCGGCCCGGGCATGCGCCGCTACGAGCAGCGGATCGCCGGGGCCGCCCGGGTCGCCGCCGAGCGCTGGGCCGGGTACGCCCGTACCGGGCATCTCCTCGACGTCGGCGAGGAGATGCGCCGGTTCGCCCTGGACACCATCTGGCGGTCCCTGACCGGACACCCCCTCGACCCCGGTACCGAGCGCGAACTGGCCGCCGTACCCGCCGTGGTGGCCGCACTGCCCAGCCTGCCCGCCGACGGCACCGCCGCCCAAGGGGCCGTCGCCGCCGAGCTGGCCCGGATCGACATGCTGGCGAGCCGCGCCATTGCCGCCGTACGCGACGGGGAGACCGGACCCGACGGTCCGGGTCTGCTGCACGTCCTGGTCGAGGCGGCCGGAACGCGCCCCGAATACACCGACCGGCTGATCCGCGACGAGCTCGTCACCCTGCTGGTCGCCGGCCACGAGACCACCGCCACCACCCTGACCTGGCTCTACCTCCTGCTGGACGGGAATCCGCAGGCCCGGGAACAGGCCCTCGCCGCGGGCGCCGAGGGCTCCCCCGAGCGGCGACAGGCCGTGCAGGCCCTCGTCCACGAAACGCTGCGCCTCTACCCGTCCGCCTGGATCCTCCCGCGCTGCGCGGCCGAGGACGACACCCTCGCCGGAACACTCGCCGGATACGAGGTCGAGGCCGGCACCGACGTGCTGGTCTGCCCCTACCTCACCCACCGCGACCCCGGCCTCTGGAAGGACCCCGGACGGTTCGACCCGGGGCGCTTCACCACCCCCGGCCGGCGCCCCGCCCACCCGGGCGGCTACCTCCCGTTCGGCATCGGACCCCGGGCCTGCCTGGGCCTGCAGTTCGCCCTCCGCGAGTCGACCGTCCTCCTCGAACACCTGCTGCCCGCCCACACCCCGCGCTTCCGTTCCACCCCGGCCAAGGCTGCCTACGGCCTCGTCGTCCGTCCCGACGGCCCGACACCCGCAACCCTGGGGTAG
- a CDS encoding ABC transporter permease, producing the protein MPHSSSPRSLLGHLRGHVLGSYGLTALTVLLFLVFSLVLPDTFPTRDTVSAILSNQSIPALLALGATIPIVTRKFDLSLGYGLGLAHVLVMQLIVNEGWPWPWACLLVVLGGAVAGAVNGVLVEFARIDSFIATLGTGSMMYAVSGWITDGSRIVPGPDGLPAAFTGLYDSRFLGLPLPAFYVLALVLVLWVALERLPLGRHLYVIGSSPRTADIIGIPTHRHIVYAFTGSGLVVGFAGVLLAAQQQTGNPSVGLDYLLPAFVGALLGSTTVRPGRANALGTLVAVAVLAVGLAGIGQLGAQFWATPLFNGATLLVAVGLAGYTARRRLRTGAPAGTSQQAPA; encoded by the coding sequence ATGCCCCACTCCTCCTCGCCGCGATCCCTGCTGGGCCACCTGCGCGGGCATGTCCTCGGCAGCTACGGCCTGACGGCCCTCACCGTCCTGCTCTTCCTGGTCTTCTCCCTCGTTCTGCCGGACACCTTCCCCACCCGGGACACCGTCTCCGCGATCCTCTCCAACCAGTCGATCCCCGCCCTGCTCGCGCTCGGTGCCACGATCCCCATCGTCACCCGCAAGTTCGACCTGTCCCTCGGCTACGGTCTCGGGCTCGCCCACGTCCTGGTGATGCAGCTGATCGTCAACGAGGGCTGGCCCTGGCCGTGGGCCTGCCTCCTGGTCGTCCTGGGCGGGGCGGTGGCGGGCGCCGTCAACGGGGTCCTCGTCGAGTTCGCCCGGATCGACTCCTTCATCGCCACCCTCGGCACCGGCAGCATGATGTACGCCGTCTCCGGCTGGATCACCGACGGCAGCCGGATCGTCCCCGGCCCGGACGGCCTGCCGGCCGCCTTCACCGGCCTGTACGACTCCCGGTTCCTCGGCCTGCCGCTGCCCGCCTTCTACGTCCTCGCCCTGGTCCTCGTCCTGTGGGTGGCGCTGGAACGGCTGCCGCTCGGCCGCCACCTGTACGTCATCGGCTCCAGCCCCCGGACCGCCGACATCATCGGCATCCCCACCCACCGGCACATCGTCTACGCCTTCACCGGATCGGGCCTGGTCGTCGGCTTCGCCGGGGTCCTGCTCGCCGCCCAGCAGCAGACCGGCAACCCGAGCGTGGGCCTGGACTACCTGCTGCCGGCCTTCGTGGGGGCCCTGCTCGGCTCCACCACCGTCAGACCGGGCCGGGCCAATGCCCTGGGCACCCTGGTGGCCGTGGCCGTCCTCGCCGTGGGCCTGGCCGGCATCGGCCAGCTCGGCGCCCAGTTCTGGGCGACGCCGCTGTTCAACGGCGCCACGCTGCTCGTCGCGGTCGGCCTGGCCGGTTACACGGCGCGGCGGCGGCTGCGCACGGGGGCACCCGCCGGTACGTCGCAGCAGGCACCAGCGTGA
- a CDS encoding ABC transporter ATP-binding protein has translation MGSPESHESSPGRGAVLLALRYYGRELARLRRLTVPAMLLPALGNIGINYIAPLVVAKLVGHIVGGGGTGFDAMFPYVLGFAGVLLLGETLWRIGLHCLNRVDARGIENLYVIGMDELFAKDAAFFHDNFAGSLTKRVLSFASRFEEFVDTLTFSVMGSFVPLLFASVVLWQYEPLLVVGLLLMIALTALCVVPLIRRRQALVAQREAAIARVSGHVADSLMNMDTVRAFAAEEREAAEHRSRVAESRRLTLRSWDYGNLRIDTLVAPMSVLTNALGLMLALTLGAGEHGVEAIIVAFTYYANATRIMFEFNQIYRRLESSMTEAAQFTELLLKPPTVLDPESPEPLKSRAADVRFEGVNFTHGGAKPLFEGLDLAVPSGTKIGLVGRSGGGKTTLTRLLLRMTDIDAGRILIGGRDISRLRQADLRSLIAYVPQDPAMFHRTLRDNIAFARPDATEAEIRRAAEAAHVTEFADALPDGFDTLVGERGVKLSGGQRQRVALARAILRDAPILLLDEATSALDSESEILVQDALWRLMDGRTALVVAHRLSTVAGMDRLVVLDRGRIVEQGSHQELLAADGAYAKLWQHQSGGFLDDTPARAADLH, from the coding sequence ATGGGATCGCCCGAATCGCACGAAAGTTCGCCCGGTCGAGGTGCGGTACTCCTCGCACTTCGCTACTACGGACGGGAGTTGGCCCGGCTCCGCCGGCTGACGGTTCCCGCGATGCTGCTCCCGGCGCTGGGCAACATCGGCATCAACTACATCGCGCCGCTGGTCGTCGCGAAACTGGTCGGCCATATCGTCGGGGGCGGCGGCACCGGCTTCGACGCGATGTTCCCCTACGTCCTCGGCTTCGCCGGCGTCCTGCTGCTCGGCGAGACGCTGTGGCGCATCGGACTGCACTGCCTGAACCGGGTCGACGCCCGCGGCATCGAGAACCTGTACGTGATCGGCATGGACGAACTGTTCGCCAAGGACGCCGCGTTCTTCCACGACAACTTCGCGGGATCGCTGACCAAGCGGGTCCTGAGCTTCGCCTCCCGCTTCGAGGAGTTCGTCGACACCCTGACGTTCTCGGTCATGGGCAGCTTCGTTCCCCTCCTGTTCGCCTCCGTGGTGCTGTGGCAGTACGAACCGCTGCTCGTGGTCGGACTGTTGCTGATGATCGCGCTGACGGCGCTGTGCGTCGTACCGCTGATCCGGCGCCGCCAGGCCCTCGTCGCCCAGCGCGAGGCGGCCATCGCCCGGGTCTCGGGCCATGTCGCCGACAGCCTGATGAACATGGACACGGTCCGCGCGTTCGCCGCAGAGGAACGCGAGGCCGCCGAACACCGGTCCCGGGTCGCGGAGTCGCGGCGGCTGACGCTTCGTTCCTGGGACTACGGCAACCTGCGCATCGACACCCTGGTCGCGCCGATGTCCGTACTGACCAACGCGCTGGGTCTGATGCTCGCCCTCACCCTCGGGGCGGGGGAGCACGGCGTGGAGGCGATCATCGTCGCCTTCACCTACTACGCCAATGCGACGCGGATCATGTTCGAGTTCAACCAGATCTACCGGCGCCTCGAAAGCTCCATGACAGAGGCCGCACAGTTCACCGAACTGCTGCTGAAACCGCCGACCGTGCTCGACCCGGAGTCCCCGGAACCACTGAAGTCCCGGGCCGCCGACGTACGCTTCGAAGGGGTGAACTTCACCCACGGCGGCGCCAAGCCGCTCTTCGAGGGTCTCGACCTGGCCGTGCCCAGCGGGACGAAGATCGGTCTGGTCGGCCGGTCCGGCGGCGGCAAGACCACCCTCACCCGGCTGCTGCTGCGGATGACGGACATCGACGCCGGCCGGATCCTTATCGGGGGCCGGGACATCAGCCGGCTGCGCCAGGCCGACCTGCGCAGCCTGATCGCCTACGTCCCGCAGGACCCGGCGATGTTCCACCGCACCCTGCGGGACAACATCGCGTTCGCCCGGCCCGACGCCACCGAAGCCGAGATCCGCCGCGCGGCCGAGGCGGCGCACGTCACGGAGTTCGCCGATGCCCTTCCGGACGGCTTCGACACCCTGGTGGGCGAGCGCGGGGTGAAACTGTCCGGCGGACAGCGCCAGCGGGTGGCCCTGGCCCGGGCGATCCTGCGCGACGCGCCGATCCTGCTGCTCGACGAGGCGACCAGCGCCCTGGACTCCGAGAGTGAGATCCTCGTCCAGGACGCGCTGTGGCGGCTCATGGACGGGCGGACCGCGCTCGTGGTCGCACACCGGCTCAGTACGGTCGCCGGCATGGACCGGCTTGTCGTCCTGGACCGCGGCCGGATCGTCGAGCAGGGCTCGCACCAGGAACTGCTCGCCGCGGACGGCGCCTACGCGAAGCTGTGGCAGCACCAGTCGGGCGGCTTCCTGGACGACACCCCCGCGCGGGCCGCCGATCTGCACTGA
- a CDS encoding sugar ABC transporter ATP-binding protein: MPSRPGGEPLVSIRGLGKRFGGTVALDSVDLDIPGGSVLALLGPNGAGKSTLIKVLAGVHHADTGEVSVAGHPLGSHAASRSMSFIHQDLGLVGWMTVAENIALGTGYPRRRGLISWRRAREQCAEALETVAGHLDPGTRVADLVPAERALVAIARALARRAGLFVLDEPTAALPAADCARLFDVLHTLRDRGHGILYVSHRLDEVYRVADRFAVLRDGRLVSRGPLAPYSPAQLVRDIVGPEPAPVPAPVPTVARAATGTGTGTRTTTGRPAARRAAGAPVLSLDSVTTSGTGPVSLDLRGGEILGMVGLTGAGHGHLGRALAGAHPLTGGRALLDGRPYHPRTVAAAVASGVGFVAGNRQEEGLAAELTVRENFLANLRAAGVPAWHPIRPRRERAEATALIERVHVRPRDSEVPMATLSGGNQQKVVVGRWLPVPLRLLILEEPTASVDIGAKAAIHRLLDEAVTAGLAVLLISTDFEEVADICDRALVFVRGTLAAEQAPPDLTVTGLTRTASAMPAITGPPTS, encoded by the coding sequence ATGCCCTCCCGCCCCGGTGGCGAACCACTGGTCAGCATCCGCGGTCTCGGCAAGCGGTTCGGCGGCACCGTCGCGCTGGACTCCGTCGACCTGGACATTCCCGGCGGCAGCGTCCTCGCCCTGCTCGGACCCAACGGTGCCGGGAAGTCCACCCTGATCAAGGTGCTCGCCGGGGTCCACCACGCCGATACGGGCGAGGTGTCGGTGGCCGGGCACCCGCTCGGCTCGCACGCCGCCTCCCGGAGCATGTCCTTCATCCACCAGGACCTCGGCCTGGTCGGGTGGATGACGGTCGCCGAGAACATCGCGCTGGGCACCGGGTATCCCCGGCGCCGCGGACTGATCTCCTGGCGGCGGGCCCGGGAGCAGTGCGCCGAGGCCCTGGAGACCGTCGCGGGGCACCTGGACCCCGGCACCCGCGTCGCCGACCTGGTCCCCGCCGAGCGCGCCCTGGTCGCGATCGCCCGGGCGCTGGCCCGCCGGGCCGGGCTGTTCGTCCTCGACGAGCCCACGGCCGCCCTGCCCGCCGCGGACTGCGCCCGCCTCTTCGACGTCCTGCACACCCTGCGCGACCGCGGGCACGGCATCCTCTACGTCAGCCACCGGCTCGACGAGGTGTACCGGGTCGCCGACCGCTTCGCGGTGCTGCGCGACGGCCGCCTGGTCAGCCGGGGTCCCCTCGCCCCGTACAGCCCCGCCCAACTGGTGCGCGACATCGTGGGCCCCGAACCGGCCCCCGTACCGGCCCCCGTACCGACCGTCGCGAGGGCCGCCACCGGCACCGGCACCGGCACGCGCACCACCACCGGCCGGCCCGCCGCCCGCCGCGCCGCCGGCGCGCCCGTCCTCAGCCTGGACTCCGTGACCACCAGCGGCACCGGTCCGGTCAGTCTGGACCTGCGCGGCGGCGAGATCCTCGGCATGGTCGGCCTGACCGGCGCCGGCCACGGGCACCTGGGCCGCGCCCTCGCCGGCGCCCACCCCCTGACCGGCGGGCGGGCCCTGCTGGACGGCCGCCCGTACCACCCGCGCACGGTGGCCGCGGCCGTCGCCTCCGGCGTCGGTTTCGTGGCCGGCAACCGCCAGGAGGAGGGCCTGGCCGCCGAACTGACCGTACGGGAGAACTTCCTGGCCAACCTCCGGGCCGCCGGTGTGCCGGCCTGGCACCCGATCCGCCCCCGCCGCGAACGCGCCGAGGCGACCGCCCTGATCGAGCGGGTCCATGTCCGCCCCCGTGACAGCGAGGTCCCGATGGCCACGCTGTCCGGCGGCAACCAGCAGAAGGTCGTGGTCGGCCGCTGGCTCCCGGTGCCGCTGCGCCTGCTCATCCTGGAGGAGCCGACCGCCAGCGTGGACATCGGCGCCAAGGCCGCCATCCACCGGCTCCTCGACGAAGCGGTCACCGCCGGCCTGGCCGTCCTGCTCATCTCCACCGATTTCGAGGAGGTCGCCGACATCTGTGACCGCGCCCTGGTGTTCGTCCGCGGGACGCTGGCGGCCGAGCAGGCGCCTCCGGACCTGACGGTCACCGGACTCACCCGTACCGCGTCCGCCATGCCCGCGATCACCGGACCCCCGACGAGCTGA